The Kitasatospora albolonga nucleotide sequence CACGGTGGCGACGCTGGGCTCGCCCCGGGTGCCTATGTCCTTCACGCCCTTGGTGAGCGGCGCGGAGGTGTCGTACGCCGTGTAGCCCTTGACGTCGGCCACGCCGACCGGCTGCACACCCAGCGTGACGAGCGTCTCGACGACGTTCCACTCGGTGCCGACGACCCGCTTGGCCGGGCCGTCGAGCGTGACCTTCTTGCCCCGGGAGTCGGTGACCGTGACGGCGGTCTCCTTGGCGGCCTCGTCCTTCGGGGCCTCGGTGGTGCCGCAGCCGGAGAGTGCGAGCGCGGCCGTGGCGGCGAGGGCGGGCCAGGCCAGGTGCTGGTTCTTCATGAGGGGGTTCAGGGCCTTTCGGTACGGAGGTGGTGGCGGCCGACCGCGCGGGTGCGCGGGATGCCGGTGGAGGGGTCCGGTTCGACGTCGATCCGGATGCCGTAGGTCCGGGTCAGCCGCTCGGAGTCGTAGACCTCGGCGGGGGTGCCGGAGGCGGCGATCCGCCCCGAGGAGAGGAGAACGACCCGGTCCGCGACGGCGGCGGCCTGGTCCAGGTCGTGCAGGACGACCCCGACGGTCACGCCGTGGGTGTCGGCGAGATCGCGTACGAGATCGAGGACCTCCACCTGGTAGCGGAGGTCGAGGTAGGTCGTGGGTTCGTCGAGCAGCAGGACATCGGTGTCCTGCGCGAGGCAGCAGGCGAACCAGACGCGCTGCAACTGGCCTCCGGAGAGGCTCTCGACGCCGCGCTCGGCGAAGTCGGTGAGGTGGGTGACGGCGAGCGCGTGGTCGATCCTCCGGGCGCCGTCGGGGTCGCCCCCGCGCAGCCGCCCCCGGTAGGGGTGGCGGCCGAACCCCACGACGTCCCGCACGCTGAGCCCGGCCGGGGCGGTGCGGCTCTGGGCGAGCAGGGTGACGCGGCGGGCGAAGTCGTTGCGGGACAGGGCGAGGGCGTCGACCGGCTCGGTGCCGTCCGGGGCGGAGACCGTCACCGTGCCGGTGCGGGCCCTGTGCAGCCGGGCGACGGCGCGCAGCAGGGTGGACTTCCCGCTGCCGTTCGGCCCGATCAGGGCGGTGACCCGACCGCGCTCCAGCCGGAGGTCGGCCCCGTGGACGACATCGGCCCGGTCGTACGCGACGGTCAGGCCGCGGGCGTCGAGGCCGATGCGGCCGGTGGGGCCCATGGGGCCCTCGTGGCTGTCGGTGCCCGCGGCCGGTGCGGGCGCGGTGTCCCGGAGCGGCGGGCTGTCTTCTCGGTCGTGGGCAGGAGCGATCACGACGGTGAGGTTAGCCTAACCTTAATTCTTGCTGTCATCCGGTATACGGAAGTCCCGGTTCCGGGCGCTGGGAGTGGCGATCGCCGCCCCGCCGCTGGCCCCTCTCCGAACCTCTCGCGCCGCTCGCATGGGCACCGATCCGCCCGAATGACGTTGTTTTCCAGTCGAAGCGGCCTCCGGAGGTTTCCGACCGCTTCGGAATCACCGCAGGTCAGGCGGTCGTTTTCCATTGAACCGCCGATGGCTGTCCATATGCTGGACGAGTCGCGAGGGGCGTGTGAGCTGCCCGAACGACCATCCGGTCGGTTCGAACGAACGTCTGCGGCTGGAAGCGGACTGTCGATGTGCGCCTACTTTCCGCATGCGTAAGACTCCTGACCGCAATCAGCACCCGACCGAGGAGTTTTCACTCATGCGACACAACCGTCACGCAATCTTCGCAACCATCGCCGCGAGCGCCCTGGCCTTCGGCGGTCTCACCGCCACCTCCGCCCACGCGGCCCCGGCCAAGGCGGAGAGCCTGTACGCGCCCTCCGCGCTCGTCCTCACCCTGGCCCAGGGCGAGGACCCGCTCACGGCGACGGTCCAGCGGGCGGTCACCCTCACATGCGCCCCGAGCGCCGGGGGCACCCATCCCGACCCCGGGGCCGCGTGCGCGGAACTGGACGCGGTCGGCGGCCAGTTCACCCAGCTCGCCCGGACCTCGCCCGACCGGATGTGTACCCGGCAGTGGAACCCCGTGGTGATCACCGCCCACGGCGTCTGGCACGGCAAGCGCGTCACGTTCTCGAACACCTACGGCAACGCCTGCGAGCTGGCGGGCAGCATGAACGACAGCGCGGTCTACTCCTTCTGAGCCTGTTCGGCGCCCTCGGCGGAATCCTGCGTCACCCGGGTCCCCGGGTGACGCAGGGCGAACAGGAAGGCGATGGCCAGGGCGATGGCCATCCCGTAGAACACCCACTGATTGGCCTGGGCGAAGTCCATCCGGATCGCCTGCATCGAGTCCTTCACCGCGTCGGCCACCGGACCGGTCCCGGAAGGACCCCGGGTGTCCGCCTGGCCGGTCACCGCCTGCGCGACCGACTGAGCGGCATCGCCCGCCGCACCCTCCGGAACGCCCCGGTCCCGCAGCGTGGTCTCCACGTTGGTGACCGTCCGGTGCGTCAGCACCGTGCCGAACACGGCGAGTCCGATGGAGGCCGCGAAATTGCGTACGGTCTGGGTGATCCCGGTGACCTCCCCGTACGAAGCGCCGATCGCCCGGTTCACGGCGTCGGTGGAGGCCGGTGCCAGCAGGAAGCCGATGCCCGCGCCCGCCATCGCCGCGTACAGCCACTGGTCGTGCATGGAGAGCGTCGTCAGCTTCCCGGCCCACAGGGCGAATCCGGCCGCACCGAGCGCCGTACCGATCTTCAGCGCCGGACGGGCGCCGCGCTTGTCCAGGATGCGCCCGCCCCACTGGGAGGCGATGCCGAACCCGATGAAGAAGTAGAGGAGGTAGAGCGCCGCCTGGTTCGGCGAGGCGCTCAGCGAGACCTGCGCGTACACCGAGGCGAAGAAGAACACCGGCACGAACGCCATCATCGAGAAGAACAGCACCGCCGTGTCGATCTGGAACGCCCGGTCCCGGAACACCCGGAGCTTGATCAGGGGGACCCGGGCGCGCAGCTCGAACCAGCAGAAGTACGCCAGCACCAGCAGGCCCACCACGATGCACGCCC carries:
- a CDS encoding MFS transporter; the encoded protein is MGRDTSEGDGPEPVPSRPAASGRRGGSPNQSLALAAMLFAVSMTFIDQTIVAIAAPEIIHELGLTSTQMQWVVNAYLLTLAAFFALGGRLSDIYGHRRVMLIGTLVFVIASAMCGAVPAGDFAQAWLIGFRAVQGIGAALMFPAALAVVIAVFPVERRGRALALFFGLSGALTAVGPLLGGWLTAWTWRAIFWVNVPIAVIAIVLTLLARIPDRSKREPLDLPGAVLVAVGMGLTVLGLQQASTWGWSSVATWACIVVGLLVLAYFCWFELRARVPLIKLRVFRDRAFQIDTAVLFFSMMAFVPVFFFASVYAQVSLSASPNQAALYLLYFFIGFGIASQWGGRILDKRGARPALKIGTALGAAGFALWAGKLTTLSMHDQWLYAAMAGAGIGFLLAPASTDAVNRAIGASYGEVTGITQTVRNFAASIGLAVFGTVLTHRTVTNVETTLRDRGVPEGAAGDAAQSVAQAVTGQADTRGPSGTGPVADAVKDSMQAIRMDFAQANQWVFYGMAIALAIAFLFALRHPGTRVTQDSAEGAEQAQKE
- the fecE gene encoding iron-dicitrate transporter ATP-binding subunit (Part of the FecBCDE citrate-dependent iron (III) transport system) — protein: MGPTGRIGLDARGLTVAYDRADVVHGADLRLERGRVTALIGPNGSGKSTLLRAVARLHRARTGTVTVSAPDGTEPVDALALSRNDFARRVTLLAQSRTAPAGLSVRDVVGFGRHPYRGRLRGGDPDGARRIDHALAVTHLTDFAERGVESLSGGQLQRVWFACCLAQDTDVLLLDEPTTYLDLRYQVEVLDLVRDLADTHGVTVGVVLHDLDQAAAVADRVVLLSSGRIAASGTPAEVYDSERLTRTYGIRIDVEPDPSTGIPRTRAVGRHHLRTERP
- a CDS encoding protease inhibitor protein (subtilase-type; inhibits bacterial serine proteases); this encodes MRHNRHAIFATIAASALAFGGLTATSAHAAPAKAESLYAPSALVLTLAQGEDPLTATVQRAVTLTCAPSAGGTHPDPGAACAELDAVGGQFTQLARTSPDRMCTRQWNPVVITAHGVWHGKRVTFSNTYGNACELAGSMNDSAVYSF